TGTACTGTACTTACTGCTCGCTTCTGTTCCTCTATTCTGGTTTTTCTGCAAGCATTTCTTGAACCTGGGAAGCTACCTGCACGGCAAAACCTTCAATCTGTTCCCTCGGAAGATCAAATATTTCAAAATATTTTTCCCTATCGAAATCATATAAAGTTGCTGCTTCAACTATGCTAGGAGAAAAACTCGGAAGACGCATTTGCATCATTTTGGTTCCACAATGCAAGAAGCAGCCTTCAATAACAAGCACGCGAGGAGCTCTTTCAATTATAGTTCTAAAACCAGACTCCCCTGTCATTGCATCTCCTAAACAAATCCTAATCGTTTCTTCTCTTGCTCGTTGATACGCTACTATATTGGCAGCTACTCTAGCGACTTCACCTTTGATGCAGCCTCCCTCACAGGCCATTATGGCTATCTTTGATTCTCCTTCCATCTTTTTCTCAACATATCGAGCTCCTTCCGGACAAACCCGTACATTGCTATTTCCCGCATGGCAAGCACCCATACAACAGCCTCCTTAAGCTCCAACTATTTTCCTTGGTCATTGTCTTTTGTATCTAGTTTAGAAAAACCGCCGCAATGCGAGCGATCATTGGAACCGCAGCAGCACAGCATACCCATTCTCTTTCTAAAGAAAAAGCAAACACCCATAAAAAACATTGTGACCACCAGCATTACAGCTAAACAAAACAACCATTCACTTCCGTTCAGACAACTCGCTGAACTCCACCACATTCGATTCACCTCTTTACTCACTTCAAACTACTAAATATGCATCTTTGCCTTTGCAATTTCCTCATCACTAATCGATAAGTTGCTGTTCTTTTCAAAACCAACTTCTGTCAACACAGTATGGCGATGGACCACAACTCCGGCTTTTTCAAGAGTTTTTCCTGTACACCGAACGCTACATCCATCAATAGCGATCACTTGCTTCGCCTTTTTTGCTGCCGTTACAATCCCTTCTACCTGTCCGCCAATTCCAGCTAAACAAAATAGCTTTCCTTTGCCTTCCATTGTTAATGCTTTACCCGCTTCATTTGCCAGTTGTCCTACATTAGAGCCTCCCGCGCATGCAAAAAGCAAAACCAACTCATTATTCTCTTCTCCTAACATCTATATCCCCCTTTCTTATACAATGGTTTCTTTAACTTTTGCAGCAACTATGGCTAACAAGCAATTCCCGCTCTGCCGTCCTTGTTGTGTTTTTTCCAGAAATTTCTTTAATATATTCATCCATTTTATAAGCTGCGCCCTTTCGTACTGCTTTGCCTGTTGCAATCGCCTCAAGAATTTCACTCTCGTCAATTCCGTTTTCCTTTGCTTTCTCGACATGGTACTGCAAACAAGGCTGGCAATTAACTCCTACAGAAACACCAATGGAGATTAAAGAGCGAACTTGTTCAGAAATAGCCATATATTACACCTCCTTTTCTTATATAGACGAGAAACAGGCCGAAAAAGATACACTTGAACAAAAAAATACCGCTTGCCTTTATAAGACAGACGGTATTTTATAAGCAACGGAAACAATTCATCCCCTTTTGGGATCACAGGAGAACTCATTTCTTTCATCCCAAGAAAAGTCACAGGCCTTTGTAAGCTCTTCTTTAAGCCGCTTTTTGCCTCGATGAAGATGCGTTTTCACAACGCCAACGCTCAATCCCAACACCTCGGAAATCTCTTGATTTGAAAATCCCCCTAACTCACTTAATACGATTACCATCCGGTAGTTCTCCGGCAATTTATCAATAACGCCTCGAATGCACTGATTCATTTCTTTATGAATTGTATTTGACTCCACTGAATTCGCATGTTGCGCTTCCATTGGCACACTTCGTTCCGGTTCTTGCAGCGAAATTTGTTTTGTCTCAAAGCGATAAGAAGCCTTTTTTAGTCGATCGATTGCCATATTAGTAGCAATCTTATAGATCCACGTAGAAAGTTTTGCCTCATGCCGAAAGTCTGCCAAGCTTGAATTTACTTTTAAAAAAACCTCTTGTGTAACTTCTTCAGCTTCTCTTGGCTCCAAAAACCTAAGCAAATACCGTTCTATAGGTTTTGCAAACTCATGGTATATAGCGGTAAAATCAGGATTTTCCGGCTCCATAAGGCACCTCCTTGGCACATATTATAAAAGTTCTATTTTAGTTCACTGAAAACAGCAGCATCCCACAATCAGCTACGTAATCAACTAGCAATACTTATTTCTGCCATTGAGCCTTGAATGTTACCTGTCCAATATATTGAGCCCACGGTTAACTATACAATTCTCATTTTCAAATTCCTGCCAACCCCCTATATTTTTTAGCAATTACCTAAAATTCACCATTAATCATTGAAGCCAGTCATAGAAAAATCCGCCTAAACCCAACGTCTAGGCGGACAAGTAAAACACATATATTT
The nucleotide sequence above comes from uncultured Anaeromusa sp.. Encoded proteins:
- a CDS encoding putative zinc-binding protein, whose translation is MGACHAGNSNVRVCPEGARYVEKKMEGESKIAIMACEGGCIKGEVARVAANIVAYQRAREETIRICLGDAMTGESGFRTIIERAPRVLVIEGCFLHCGTKMMQMRLPSFSPSIVEAATLYDFDREKYFEIFDLPREQIEGFAVQVASQVQEMLAEKPE
- a CDS encoding putative zinc-binding protein, translated to MLGEENNELVLLFACAGGSNVGQLANEAGKALTMEGKGKLFCLAGIGGQVEGIVTAAKKAKQVIAIDGCSVRCTGKTLEKAGVVVHRHTVLTEVGFEKNSNLSISDEEIAKAKMHI
- a CDS encoding carboxymuconolactone decarboxylase family protein, translated to MAISEQVRSLISIGVSVGVNCQPCLQYHVEKAKENGIDESEILEAIATGKAVRKGAAYKMDEYIKEISGKNTTRTAERELLVSHSCCKS
- a CDS encoding sigma-70 family RNA polymerase sigma factor, with protein sequence MEPENPDFTAIYHEFAKPIERYLLRFLEPREAEEVTQEVFLKVNSSLADFRHEAKLSTWIYKIATNMAIDRLKKASYRFETKQISLQEPERSVPMEAQHANSVESNTIHKEMNQCIRGVIDKLPENYRMVIVLSELGGFSNQEISEVLGLSVGVVKTHLHRGKKRLKEELTKACDFSWDERNEFSCDPKRG